tgcaggtgttttttttttttgttttgttttttttcccttggaTCGAGGACAATCAACTTAAAAATCTGTATATGTACTCTAAAGAAGGGACCATGATTCCTGCACTAATGCAGCttctcatggccaaccccacaggcATATATAAGGTCCAGAGACCCCCGGTCAAACTTAAAGTTGGGGTCCATACTAGGACTGTGATCTAAAGAGACCAGAACTTAAGATATGTGGCACATTCTCTGGAAAGTCCCTTTTCTTAGAAGTTATCTTGTGACATTCAAAATATCAgcagtaagggtacgttcacatttgcggtttgcgccgccgccgcaacaaaacgcatgcgtcgtgcggccctatctttaacattggggccgcatgtgcatgcgttgttgcgttttgttgcgttttacgccgcatgcagcgttagggcgcacctgcctgggcgcgtcaaacgcaacatgttgcatttttcgggcggcgccgaccttttcaaaaacgcatgcgtcgtgcggccctatcttttaacattggcgccgcatgtgcatgcgttttgctgcctttttgtttgcgttgtgcgttgcggcgacgacgctgcggcgcacaacgcaaatgtgaacttagggtTACACATACTGTATCCATGTAATATCCTGTGATGGGCACGAACTTTAATCTTAGGCTTTCTGGGAGACTTATTGGCATTAAATTAGCAGGTTTCCAATAATGAGAAATGCACAAATTTCCATACTTGAGGTCTGTGCCTTAACAACAAGTCTGTGCAGAATGGAGATGCACTCTCCTATATTGTAGCGTTAATGTCTATGATTTGGGCAATTGAAGCACATAATAGTGGGGGTCAGACTTTGGGCACAGGAGGGCTCCGTGCTGTTACCAGGTGCAGGAAACGTCTGCTGATTACCCTGATGTCAGGTGACTGTCTAACAATTAAAATGTAATTCATGGCGACGAGTACAAAGTCCAGGACACCTCACACGTGAGGGGAAATGTGACCGTTCCTCCCTTCTGTCAACCATGTGATACAACAGGTGCCaattacaggataatgatacttgaCTGTCACAATATAATCCGTAATGATAACCGCCAATGAGAAAAATCACATCTGAGCACCAGGGTGCAAGTGCTCTGGGCGTGACCATGCACTTAAAGTGGACACACCCCAGTGCACATGCATATGGAGGACATGGCTGTTATTGTGAACTGATGTTGTCACCAATGTTGGTTAACAAAAAAATTCCACTTTTTTTGTTTGTAGGTTTACTGTATACGGATTCAGTTACTTCCTGCGTCTTGTAGATGTTCGTTTCTTTTTGTCTTCCAGGCGGCTGCGGCAGCTCTCGGTTATGTCGGCATAAATATCATTGTCACCTACAAGCAATACGAGAGCTTCCTGAATAATGCCTATGTTATGCTCCCCGCCATCATCATCCTGGCTACAGCTGTGGTCATGTTCATCATCGGGCTGGTGGGATGTATCTCCGCCATACAGGAGTCCTGCTGCGGCCTCGGATGTGTAAGCATTTCCTCACTGTGATATTCCGTCTCTTTAAACACTCTCTCGACCCCAGAAGCTCCAGCTCCAATGATTACAGGGTATGGAGGAGGAAGCACTATCAGTGCTGCTTATACAGTGAACAAGTAGTCGTACTGTAATAGTCTCTGCCTCCTCTATGGGGAGTCCTGCTGTTTGGCAGCTGCTCCTGCTCTATGCAGTGACTTTTTAGAATGTCAAATGGTAAAATGGATCACCCAGAGGTTTATTTTCTATGGGGGCTCCAAAAGTCTGTCAGTGCCTGCCCCTGGCACAAGCTTGGCTCCTGCGCCTGTTGCATACACCTGCCCCACAACAGATATAGGTAATAAAGCAGGAAGGTGGTAAGGGGGTTTCTAATTATACAAAAATGAAGGAATTACAAATTAATGGTGGTGGTCCTAATCTACAGGCCAGAGCAGAGACGGGCCAAGACCTGCAGAGTGGATTACACTTAGCCAGTCTGTGTAATTGGCCTATTGGTGGTGCAGCAAGGAAACTAAACAAAGTCCTCAAGTCCGAGCGGACCCTCAGCCTTTACTGCAGGGGATGGGGATAAATCCACAGATTATTTGGAGGGGTCTTGCGATCTCTGGTCTCATGTGCTGTAAGTCGGTCACAATGTAACGTGTTATATTTCCACTTATTTTCCAGTTCATCACCCTGATCTCCATCATATTTGCTGCAGGAGTGGTCGCCCTGGTCTTGGGACTTGTCTACAGGGATAAGGTGAGTGAGAACAGTAATGGCAAGCAGCTTGCAGGGCATTGCCAATCACGACAGATGTAAGGAGGAACTCTTGCAGTCGGCTTTCTTAAAAGGACTACATTTCTTAGCAAATACCAATTTTCACTTTCTATCGCTCCCAATGTCTTGGAGGATGTATTTGACCCACTCCTTTATCTGTGGGATGATTGTTATGATTGCTGGGGACcctaccaaatttattttttttttttttcttgctacaaaaAATCCCTAAATtcagtttataattttttttttttttttttgcatgtgttaaTTCAATATTTGGTGTGGCCATCCTCTGCTTTCAAAACTCTAAGCTCGGTTATTAAAGGAGATTGTTCCaaccatcttggagaactaaccacacatCTTCTGTGGATTCTCtcttgtaatcccagacagactggatgatgtagaTAAGAAATCTGTGGGGTCCAAATAACTTTCAGGATTCCTTGTTCTGAATTCAAAGGGAAGAAAGcatgcatttttattttatttttttcatctgctgcactatttctttggaagatgtccagcagtgccatcagctcaggacTGGCAGCAACTAGTGGTATCCAGTGACATCAACCTACTGTTCAAAGAAATCTGGCCAGGGGTTATCTTTGATGCAAGGGGTTGTGACTCAACTATGAAAAATGGTACCAGGTGCTTTGGCCCGATgaggtgaaatatttggctgtaacaaagCAATCTTGGTCGCTTAATGCCTTGGGAGCAACACTAACGTCTTATTCTTGCTTCTTGTGGGCTTAGTCTACAGGTAATTGAGTCTGTAGGTGGCAGTGGTGGCTTCTGCAAATTTGGGTTGCATTTCGGCAAATGGAGTTGAGGATTTGGTCAGGACTTGTGGTTTCCTCATTGCTTAGAAATACAGGCAGATGCTTATCCATCAGGGAGGCATCGAAATTTATTGTGCATCAGAACAACCACCAATGTCAGTAAGAAATGTCTTCAGAGTAAAGAACAAGGAGTTCTGGGTGTGGTGGTCCGGCCCCtgcagagccctgatctcatcatccagtctgtctgggatcacgtGAAGAGACAGAAGTGTTtgcacaagtgacatccacagaagatgtGGGGTCAGATCTACAAGATGTTGAGTTCCTTCAAACACTGCTAGTAAAAAATACTGAGAAGAAATAATGAAGGCAACAGGGTGATGACCGCAAATATTGAGTTGATTTTTAGCAAGCAATCAACACTTCTATTTTTGCATACATTTTTAATTGCTAGCATTTTCTCACCAAGGATCTTAATAATTTTACTATCACAATTTCCTTTGTAAATTTTAGATTGATCCAGAACTTCAGAAAAATATGAAGGTTTTGTTTGAAAAATACGATGGGAAAAATGTGGAAAGTTCTGCTGTGGATTTCATCCAAGAAGAGGTATGATGGCAAGTGGGACCTTAACCCCGTGATTGCTATATCCCAACCTGTTCACTCAATGATAAACGTGCCAGAGCCAACTTCTTATGACAAtctggcctaaaataaaaaatacaatttttctatCAAATGGGACTGGGATCAAGCCGGTGAGAAGTCAATGGCCACGTTTTATGGGGAAGAAATATGCATCGGCTAAACTCTAATTTTAAAGCCCCTGTGGATCTGGTGATCCAAACttgatggagggggggggggggggggggcagaagggacCACTATTCTGATTTTCCGTTATCTGTATAGTTGCAGTGCTGTGGGATAAGGAACTACAGCAGTTGGGAGAACACCACATGGTTCCAAACTAACCACACGGTGCCCGTGAGCTGCTGCAAGAAGAATGAGACAGACTGTGAGGGCAAATTGGACGCCCTCAACAAGATCAACACCCAGGTAGGATGGTGAACATCTGCTGAGGGGAGAAAAAGGTAGGCTACACAGGGCTGAAAAATGGCTAAAACCAAATTGGAAAATGGCTACATTGTTTACTTATGAATGGTCTCCTGAATCAGACCTCATAGGCTGGGTATCAAAGCCATGGCCAAGAATGGGTATTTCAGGGCATTCCAGAGGTTGGGCTTAACTGGCCTGAATTTGTCTTTGTAATGTTGGTAAGATCATGATGTCCCCTCTTTTATAGGGTTGTCCACTACACATTTTTCTAAATGCTATAGTAACTCCTCTAATATGAAGGAAAAAAGCAAAACAATCGCCGTATACTCCATTGCTGTGACTGTAGGGTCTCCCAGTGCCTGCGCGATGTTATGCCATGTGAGAGCTACAGCCAatggcttaacaaaaaagtgtgaaaacaactgaaattatgtcttagttcttcaaagtagccaccttttgctttgactgctttgcacattcttggcattctcttgatgagcttcaagaggtagtcaccaggaatggttttcacttcacaggtgtgccctgtcaggtttaaggttggtcagtctgaaaaatttggaaaactttgaaagtggcccccggtcaccagacctgaacccgatctagatggtttggggtgagctggaccgcagagtgaatgcaaaagggccaacaagtgctaagcatctctgggaactccttcaagattgttggaagaccattcccggtgactacctcttgaagctcatcaagagaatgccaagagtgtgcaaagcaaaaggtggctactttgaagaacctagaatataagacataatttcatttgtttcacacttttttgttaagtatataattccacatgtgataattcatagttttgatgccttcagtgtgaatgtacaattttcatagtcgtgaaaatagacTTCtttaaggtgtccaaacttttggtctgtactgtacatagtgATGTAGCCTGTCCCACCTACCATGTGCAATTTATGTTGCTGGTTCCTGATGGACCCCCAAAGCCCCTTCCAACACAAGACACCAGAGACCTGGTTGTGACTGCCTATGGCTATCACACTGGACATGTACCTGTTTCTACCAAATTTGAAGTCACGTGATGGCTAAACCCTATAGGTGTGGCTGCTACAATGACACTGAAGTGTCTTATGGAAGTCTTGGTGATGGAGTTTCACTTCGTTGTGTCGCTAGGCTGTAGAGacttcagacagtgctgccatgtgTCACGTCACTTTGTGCTGTCTATGTATTGGTACAGGGCGTGTCATTACAAAAGACAACTTTAGTGGCAGCTGACTGGCATTGTGCATGTTTTGTTAGATGGCCAAAGGCCAGACATATTTGTCTACATGTCagaagttttatttattttttcccctcCTATAATTTATAGGGCTGTGAAGAGAAACTGGAGACTGTGTTAAATCGAGTACTTGGCTTCTCCATGCTGGTGATACTTGGCTTTGCTGTCCTTGAGGTAAGCGCAGAGAAGGAACAGAACAAGAAATGTTTGGAACCAGGACTCATTAGAATCTTGTGTGGCCGAATGGCCTTGAAGTGTCAGCTGGGGCAAGAATTTTTCATGCCTTCTGACttgggaaaagtttttttttttttttttttgctgtataaCTTGGTTTCCCTTTGAAAAGAGATGATCCAATTTTTGGCTACTTGGGACTGCTGCTACCACTGGGGGACACTTATCACATTCAATGGGAGCTATAAAActtcagggagctccctctagtggcagcatACAATGAGTTTAGCTTTTAATTTTATTAATTGTGAATTTTTGAGACTGGCAGACAAAGTTTTAAAGCACTTACTTGGGTGGGACAATACACCTTCATGTCTGGCTAGTAGGAGTGTTCATGTAGCTACTGATGGAGGTTCTCATTAGTAATTGAGAAAGCAGAACATGCTGCCTATTGCATCATATGAACACTTTATGGATCAGTAATTAACATTTCCTAATGTATCAGTGCATCCTTGGTTGAATGGCTAATTTCACTgagtttcttttttatattttccaGCTCCTTGCTTTAATAAGCTTGTGCGTCATCAATCGTAGAAACGCAAGAGAAGGGTACCAAGTGCTCTAGAACCGCTCCATAACATCCTCTAGACAGATACAGAACTGCAAAGAAAACATGGATGTACGACCGGAGCTTGACGCTAGGATGTTAATCTAAAGCTTCCAAAAATGTTTCCTTCATTGGACTGTAGCATCGGATACTTCTATAAAATACACTgactatttttattatgtatataggGGAGTGCATGGGATTGTTCCACTTTTTTGAAATAAAAACCTATTGTGTAAAAAGCTGTTTGAACATTGTTTTCAATAAGCTGATATTATTTAATAGCCTTGTGATGGGATAATTTACAACTTGGTTACATTTCCTGAGATATTGGGATGTCTCCCATCTCgccgatgcatctgagtaacgtgaGTATGGATGTCTGTATGAGCAATAGTAGATGGGTTACTCGCTATCCTCTTCTCTAGCCTGTCCAGCTGCACGTAGACAATCCAGGGTGGAAGATGCAGTGGTGCAAGGTCCAGATATCTAAAGATGCAGTAACATAAAAGAACTGGGTTGGATTCTAAGACACAATGGACCTGAGCTTTTATTGAATTTTCCAAGGGATCTGGAAACCCTTTTTTCCTCATCCACAGGCCTGTCGTGAATGCTGGGGTGTGGGAGGGGGAAGAGATTTCATCAGTCCTAAATGGGAAATTGGGTGAAGGTTTTGCAGCATTTCTCAATTCTGTAGCATAGATTTGGTTTCCTATCTAAAAGTAGCTGAACTGATGATTAAAGGTCAAAATGGAGACCATAAACACCATCGTAAGGTTACTTTTCCATTCTGATTCATGGTGGTAATCTCTAGGATGCATATTAACCACGTCGCAATCGATCAGTGGCGGTAATCATAGGAAACTGTCTATTCAGTGGCTTCCATTTTGATTCTCTCTGCCACCAAGATTTTTCAAACATTGAATGCTGACTCTCGCACGCCAGAAAACTGTCTTGTTCGCACATTATTTGGCTGATTTCCAAATTGTTGGCACTTCAGTAGTGTAACGAAACAAACAGCAGTGTCTCAAGGTTTTTAACATTCTTCCCGAATTGGGATGTTAAAGCAAAATCTATCAGCAGTTTTAGACAAGTGGGGGGCCATAaatcttgtttcccagcctctataCATCAGCTGAGGAAGTGTTGTCCCCATcctgatcactagtagatcaatctgtccccatacatgaTCATGTGATCTGCAGTTTTCCCCAAGCTATGTTGTGACAACACAGCAAATTCTTAATTATCCAGATGTATTTCATTAGGCCCATGGACATGAGTGTTCATGTGAATGAATATTTACTTATTGTCAATTAACTTAATGTTCAAAGGAAGCCATTTGTCAAATGGCGGCTGACTAGCTATGTATCTGTCCTAGTTTTGTACCTGTCCTAGTTTTGTACTATTCAGAAACAAAGGCACAGGATAACTGAATGTTTTGTTTGACCCATTTGTCCATTTTTGAAGAG
This region of Ranitomeya imitator isolate aRanImi1 chromosome 1, aRanImi1.pri, whole genome shotgun sequence genomic DNA includes:
- the LOC138661878 gene encoding tetraspanin-36-like, whose amino-acid sequence is MGLGVCTSKTFLVFLSLLFLAAAAALGYVGINIIVTYKQYESFLNNAYVMLPAIIILATAVVMFIIGLVGCISAIQESCCGLGCFITLISIIFAAGVVALVLGLVYRDKIDPELQKNMKVLFEKYDGKNVESSAVDFIQEELQCCGIRNYSSWENTTWFQTNHTVPVSCCKKNETDCEGKLDALNKINTQGCEEKLETVLNRVLGFSMLVILGFAVLELLALISLCVINRRNAREGYQVL